The Drechmeria coniospora strain ARSEF 6962 chromosome 02, whole genome shotgun sequence genome has a segment encoding these proteins:
- a CDS encoding hypothetical protein (related to hsp70 protein) yields MPAGSGDGSASNMSLKLPLRPSPGTSNGSRRNQESRNYFTSYTPPSSTEAINGPVREPARDQAVVSDRLIVGVDFGTTFSGVAAVYTSTPDDIEIIKTWPGGNGITSDKVPTEIAYDFAANASPGSDPTVKWGFQFRPEESRLRCIKLFLDRSQKLPFYVSPLDTAAQLKRFGKTVVDAVSEYLTEIYEHTMDTLTRRYGESFMASTKVDFVLTCPAVWSDAAKNTTLLAAERAGMGSRSDIQMISEPEAAAVYTLKAIQPNHLNVGDNFIVCDAGGGTVDLIAYKIMSLKPLRVEESAVGTGGLCGSAFLNYRFEEHVRNRLGQARFDEMKTRKGRTWQMGLKYFEEFVKRNFNEDEYQEVNVPFPGLPDDEEAGLDSGFLIMTAAEVKNIFEPVVKEVTDLVSGQVESLRAKGGVVSGIVLVGGFGQSNYLYRRLKQHFASAAPPPYSERPTHAGASATPDVASIEVMQPVYAWTAVVRGAVLRGLEGNMVISRKSRMHYGTSYATVYDEEKHSVSERYWSPLWERWMVSDRMQWHIAKAEALSPLSPIAFHYTRNFRPGQSLMVTDDLIACDSDEPPAAYTRDLVHVCTLTTDLNAVPRSLFTRLTTTRGVEFDNLDFTLEMIVDSAGLGFELKVDGMRYGRVEAEFH; encoded by the exons ATGCccgccggcagcggcgacggcagcgccaGCAACATGAGCCTCAAACTTCCTCTGCGCCCGAGCCCCGGCACCAGCAACGGCAGCCGCCGCAACCAGGAGAGTCGCAACTACTTTACGAGCTACAccccgccgagctcgacggaaGCCATCAACGGGCCGGTGAGGGAGCCGGCGAGGGACCAAGCCGTGGTCTCCGATCGCTTgatcgtcggcgtcgactttGGCACCACCTTTTCCGG cgtcgccgccgtctacACGTCGACGCCCGATGACATCGAGATCATCAAGACGTGGCCTGGAGGCAACGGCATCACCTCGGACAAGGTACCGACGGAGATTGCCTACGACTTTGCCGCCAACGCGTCGCCGGGGTCCGATCCGACGGTGAAATGGGGCTTCCAGTTCCGGCCCGAGGAGTCTCGGCTCCGCTGCATCAAGCTCTTCCTGGATAGGTCCCAGAAGCTGCCCTTTTACGTGAGCCCTCTCGACACGGCCGCCCAGCTGAAGCGCTTCGGCAAgacggtcgtcgacgccgtgaGCGAGTACCTGACGGAGATTTACGAGCACACCATGGACACCCTCACCCGCCGCTACGGCGAGTCCTTCATGGCGTCGACCAAGGTCGACTTCGTCCTGACCTGCCCCGCCGTCTGGAGCGACGCGGCCAAAAACACGacgctcctcgccgccgagcgggcGGGCATGGGGAGCCGGTCCGACATCCAGATGATCAGCGagcccgaggcggcggccgtctaCACGCTCAAGGCCATCCAGCCGAACCACCTCAACGTCGGCGACAACTTCATCGTctgcgacgccggcggcggcaccgtcga CCTCATCGCCTACAAGATCATGTCCCTGAAGCCTCTGCGCGTCGAGGAGTCGGCCGTCGGTACCGGCGGCCTCTGCGGGAGCGCCTTCCTCAACTACAGGTTCGAGGAGCACGTCCGCAACCGGCTTGGCCAGGCTCGCTTCGACGAGATGAAGACGCGCAAGGGCCGCACCTGGCAGATGGGCCTCAAGTACTTTGAGGAGTTTGTCAAGCGAAACTtcaacgaggacgagtaccAAGAGGTCAACGTTCC GTTCCCGGGCTtgcccgacgacgaagaggccggcCTCGATTCCGGCTTCCTCATCatgacggccgccgaggtcaAGAACATATTCGAACCCGTCGTCAAGGAGGTGACGGACCTCGTGAGCGGCCAGGTCGAGAGCCTGCGGGCCAAGGGAGGCGTCGTCTCGGGcattgtcctcgtcggcggcttcggccaGAGCAACTACCTCTACCGCCGGCTGAAGCAGCACTTTGCGAGCGCCGCCCCGCCCCCCTACAGCGAGCGGCCGACGCACGCCGGCGCGAGCGCGACGCCCGACGTGGCGTCCATCGAGGTGATGCAGCCCGTCTACGCCTggaccgccgtcgtccgcggcgccgtcctgAGAGGCTTGGAGGGCAACATGGTCATCTCGCGAAAGTCGAGGATGCACTACGGAACCTCGTACGCGACCGTctacgacgaggagaagcaTTCCGTCAGCGAGCGGTACTGGTCCCCGCTGTGGGAGCGGTGGATGGTCTCGGACCGCATGCAGTGGCACATTGCCAAG GCGGAAGCCCTGTCTCCCCTGTCACCCATCGCCTTCCACTACACGCGCAACTTCCGACCGGGCCAGTCGCTGATGGTGACGGACGACCTCATCGCCTGCGACTCGGacgagccgccggcggcctaCACGCGGGACCTCGTGCACGTCTGCACGCTCACGACGGATCTCAACGCCGTGCCGCGAAGCCTCTTCACgcggctgacgacgacgcggggCGTCGAGTTTGACAACCTCGATTTCACCCTCGAGATGATTGTCGACAGCGCCGGGCTCGGCTTCGAACTGAAGGTGGACGGCATGCGGTACGGCcgggtcgaggccgagtttCACTGA
- a CDS encoding SET domain protein, with product MGRLVNGSAGSRTRIDRLVDWAASHGAVLHPSVEVYDDAGTGLSFRVHAAASKPVQPYEPIVDLPTSLTLSYLDALSDQSASRLGGQVLSGLAPHVVGRLFLVKEHLRGEDSFWWPYLQALPQPADTQSWALPPFWSAEEAELLEGTNLEVGMKKINTDVQREFRAAMEQLSTAGDGGVVGNGSNGGDGGDGNGNGGDGGDGNGNGNGCPLTASSLTPALYHWAYCIFSSRSFRPSLVLPASRRDGLPDGVSMDDFSVLLPLFDIGNHDMTTDIRWHLDDARSSCRLEVGKAHQAGEQIFNNYSMKTNAELLLGYGFLVPATDKLHNDYIHVRKRTTSAPVASDEYLISRRPFSHPSSLVARAKRTLAVEPPTDVMGALQHVQPDMVWDIFRTLAQARRLVLDHGKPGSDAERHQRQALLSGRVADEARPVLEQTAAVIQHKVLQELERLDETDVEIVGGDVDLLTANQRLALDYRDRCRKVLESTLEAIGRDEMLGAMMEEPMTPMADLDHGHDGDTTRLGAAPCDTRATWRVEINPHDVDAPRGLRGHARSWPAATPLSTGWTRQVTNDAPVRDAVKVTGPEEEAVDGRNKSTLPAEPLETIPPAAGLVSFIAMSALHSAPPKRLLDRSTTHPRLDPSSPPSRDADGLAKEKGSVPLDFATNHAPYYRLLLAPDPRPHGYVHPRTVAKMPWPASFSVDDEARTVTLAPAPEGVSLSEHANAAFQQAVDAAIPMRDDFPTLAGTHSEYYRVVGARDFVHVERYAASLFGIAARGSHLTCFVRSAPSSPPRQGRPRRDEIKIWVARRSRHLYMFPGMLDSTAAGGLQSKDSPLDCVIAEAVEEASLPPELVRSSVRSTGVITLSTRDPRSELFHSEILYVYDLELADDVIPRPGDGEVEEFILMGCDEVRRRIVAGEFKPNVCAVLVDFLMRHGEITPEDEPDYVDLCARVRRQLPVPTTSDEP from the exons ATGGGCAGGCTCGTCAACGGTTCGGCGGGCTCGCGCACGCGAATCGACAGGCTCGTCGATTGGGCCGCGTCCCACGGCGCCGTGCTTCATCCCTCGGTCGAGGTCTACGACGACGCAGGAACCGGTCTCTCGTTCCGAGTGCATGCAGCGGCGTCCAAGCCGGTGCAGCCGTACGAGCCCATCGTCGACCTTCCGACCTCGCTCACGCTCTCCTACCTTGACGCCCTGTCTGATCAGAGCGCCAGTCGGCTCGGTGGCCAAGTTCTGTCCGGGCTTGCACCCCATGTCGTCGGACGCCTGTTCCTCGTCAAGGAGCATCTCCGAGGCGAGGATTCGTTCTGGTGGCCCTACCTGCAGGCTCTGCCCCAACCGGCCGACACCCAGAGCTGGGCCCTTCCACCCTTCtggtcggccgaggaagcggagCTTCTCGAGGGAACAAATCTCGAGGTCGGCATGAAGAAGATCAACACCGATGTGCAGCGCGAGTTCAGGGCGGCCATGGAGCAACTGTCGACGGcaggtgacggcggcgtcgtgggcaacggcagcaacggcggcgacggtggcgacggcaacggcaacggcggcgacggtggcgacggcaacggcaacggcaacggctgccctttgacggcgtcgtcgttgacCCCGGCTCTCTACCACTGGGCCTATTGCATCTTTTCCAGCCGCAGCTTCAGGCCGAGCCTTGTGTTGCCCGCGTCACGGCGGGACGGCCTGCCGGACGGCGTCTCCATGGACGACTTCTCCGTCCTCCTGCCCCTCTTCGACATTGGCAACCACGACATGACGACGGACATCCGCTggcatctcgacgacgcccgtaGCAGCTGCCGGCTCGAGGTCGGCAAGGCTCACCAGGCCGGCGAGCAAATCTTCAACAACTACAGCATGAAGACGAACGCGGAGCTGCTTCTCGGCTACGGCTTCCTCGTTCCCGCGACGGACAAGCTGCACAACGACTACATTCACGTTCGGAAGcgcacgacgtcggcgcccgtcgcctcggACGAGTATCTCATCTCCCGCCGACCCTTCTCCCACCCGAGCTCTCTTGTCGCGCGAGCCAAGCGGACGCTCGCGGTCGAGCCCCCGACCGACGTCATGGGCGCGCTCCAGCACGTGCAGCCGGACATGGTCTGGGACATCTTCCGCACCCTCGCCCAGGCGAGACGGCTCGTTCTCGACCACGGCAAGCCGGGGTCGGATGCGGAGCGGCACCAGCGGCAGGCTTTGCTCTCGggccgcgtcgccgacgaggctcgtcccgtcctcgagcagacggcggccgtgATTCAACACAAGGTGCTGCAGGAGCTGgagcgcctcgacgagacggacgtCGAGattgtcggcggcgacgtagACCTCTTGACGGCGAACCAGCGGCTCGCGCTCGACTACAGGGACCGATGCCGCAAGGTGCTCGAGAGCacgctcgaggccatcggccGGGATGAGATGCTCGGCGCCATGATGGAGGAGCC GATGACGCCGATGGCGGACCTCGACCAtgggcacgacggcgacaccACGAGGCTTGGTGCGGCCCCCTGCGACACACGGGCCACGTGGCGTGTCGAAATCAACCcgcacgacgtcgacgcacCGAGGGGGTTGCGAGGGCACGCGCGCTCGTGGCCTGCGGCgacgccgctctcgacgGGTTGGACGAGACAGGTCACCAATGATGCACCGGTCAGGGACGCGGTGAAGGTGACGgggccggaggaggaggctgtCGATGGGAGAAACAAGTCGACGCTGCCTGCGGAGCCGTTGGAGACGATACCCC cagcagcaggactCGTCAGCTTCATCGCCATGTCGGCCCTCCACTCTGCACCGCCCAAGCGGCTCCTGGATCGC TCCACCACCCACCCTCGCCTCGacccgtcctcgcctccaTCCCGCGACGCGGACGGCCTGGCTAAGGAAAAAGGCAGCGTTCCCCTCGACTTCGCGACCAACCATGCGCCCTACTACCGGCTGCTCCTCGCACCCGACCCCCGTCCCCACGGTTACGTGCACCCGAGGACGGTGGCCAAGATGCCCTGGCCggcctccttctccgtcgacgacgaggcgcggACGGTGACgctcgcgccggcgcccgaGGGCGTCTCGCTGTCGGAGCACGCCAACGCGGCCTTccagcaggccgtcgacgccgccatcccCATGAGGGACGACTTTCCGACGCTCGCCGGGACGCACAGCGAGTACtaccgcgtcgtcggcgcccgtgACTTTGTCCACGTCGAGCGCTACGCCGCCTCCCTcttcggcatcgccgcccgCGGCTCCCACCTCACCTGCTTCGTCCGCTCGGCCCCGTCGTCCCCGCCTCGGCAGGGTCGCCCGCGGCGCGACGAGATCAAGATTTGGGTcgcccgccgcagccgccacCTCTACATGTTCCCGGGCATGCTCGACAgcacggccgccggcggcctccaGTCCAAGGACAGCCCGCTCGACTgcgtcatcgccgaggcggtcgaggaggcgtCCCTGCCGCCCGAGCTCGTACGCTCGTCGGTGCGGAGCACGGGCGTCATCACCCTCTCGACCCGCGACCCGCGCTCCGAGCTGTTCCACTCCGAGATCCTCTACGTCTacgacctcgagctcgccgacgacgtcatccCGCggcccggcgacggcgaggtcgaggagttCATCCTCATGGGCTGCGACGAggtccgccgccgcatcgtcgccggcgagttCAAGCCCAACGTCTGCGCCGTCCTGGTGGATTTCCTCATGCGTCACGGCGAGATCAcgcccgaggacgagccggACTACGTCGACCTCTGCGCGAGGGTGAGGAGACAGCTGCCGGTGCCCACGACGTCGGACGAGCCGTGA
- a CDS encoding serine/threonine-protein kinase MAK: MTVAGDLTHRGQPHGQMALEDRFEVLKEIGDGSFGSVVLARVRTAGANVARRGSVVAIKSMKKTFDSLAPCLELREVVFLRTLPNHPHLVPALDIFLDPFSKKLHIAMEYMEGNLYQLMKSRDHKCLDNTSVKSILFQIMHGLEHIHQHHFFHRDIKPENILVSTSSHQESSNSFRRYSALVTPPSTPPTYTVKLADFGLARETHSKLPYTTYVSTRWYRAPEVLLRAGEYSAPVDIWAVGAMAVEIATLKPLFPGGNEVDQVWRVCEIMGSPGNWYNKAGLRVGGGDWREGTRLAGKLGFSFPKMAPHAMDTILQAPQWPSSLSNFVTWCLMWDPKCRPSSTQALMHDYFHDAVDPLRPRSSTSKVLGRKPSDISRGSKDGVPAQASKPSWFRKSLIGRAEPSEYAAVQVQVKEPPAQRPPPVHATAAAASELSSGKLRPGAGKRSTWTNGLSNVAPMPILPTIRPISPLSDAVTARANHGQQPDGHASGREQDKSKVGRQLSVTSSINNNNNTELHRQQAERALNGNTGLVSPPSGQKESFFSHLRKRARRFSGRHQTPVSPSYEDMEAQVGCGPWASNRSSMVADQQHGPVKADVYESLDKALRDVQGNADARSPLPPTHQYNSPSSKLKRHHSLPQQQARSVDNLIGAARAGPISSRTRRAQAAHGVHQYDTPAEEDELLDEVLSSTRRAVNGLDKNGKPLRQSASNLGLATPHPYPSPAPSANGNQVLYGDGHEALAPRPLDLHRKPENQYKWPTPPYEGSEWGASASASIWAAGNRF; this comes from the exons ATGACCGTCGCCGGTGATCTGACGCACCGCGGCCAACCTCACGGCCAGATGGCCCTCGAGGACCGCTTCGAGGTCCTCAAGGAGATTGGCGACGGAAGCTTCGGCAGCGTCGTTCTCGCCCGCGTCAGGACGGCCGGCGCCAACGTCGCCCGTCGCGGTTCCGTG GTGGCCATCAAGTCGATGAAGAAGACGTTCGACTCGCTCGCGCCCTGCCTTGAGCTGCGGGAGGTCGTCTTCCTCCGCACGCTCCCCAACCACCCGCACCTCGTTCCCGCCCTGGACATATTCCTCGACCCCTTCAGCAAGAAGCTGCACATCGCCatggagtacatggaggGCAATCTCTACCAGCTGATGAAGTCGAGGGATCACAAGTGCCTCGACAACACGAGCGTCAAGAGCATCCTCTTCCAGATCATGCACGGCCTCGAGCACATCCACCAGCACCACTTTTTCCACCGCGACATCAAGCCCGAAAACATCCTCGTCTCCACGTCGTCGCACCAGGAGTCGTCCAACTCCTTCCGCCGCTACTCGGCCCTCGTCACCCccccctcgacgccgcccaccTACACGGTGAAGCTGGCCGACTTTGGCCTCGCGCGCGAGACGCACTCGAAGCTGCCCTACACGACGTACGTGTCCACGAGGTGGTACCGGGCACCCGAGGTGCTGCTGCGGGCCGGCGAGTACTCGGCCCCCGTCGACAtctgggccgtcggcgctATGGCCGTCGAGATCGCCACGCTCAAGCCGCTCTTCCCCGGCGGCAACGAGGTCGACCAGGTGTGGAGGGTCTGCGAGATCATGGGAAGCCCCGGCAACTGGTACAACAAGGCCGGCctccgcgtcggcggcggcgactggCGGGAGGGCACCAGGCTGGCCGGGAAGCTGGGCTTCTCCTTTCCCAAGATGGCGCCGCACGCCATGGACACCATCCTCCAGGCCCCTcagtggccgtcgtcgctgagCAACTTTGTGACGTGGTGCCTCATGTGGGACCCGAAATGCcgcccctcgtcgacgcaggcCCTCATGCACGACTACTTtcacgacgccgtcgatccCCTGCGACCCCGCTCGTCGACTTCCAAGGTGCTCGGGAGGAAGCCGTCGGACATCAGCCGCGGCTCCAAGGATGGCGTCCCCGCCCAggcctcgaagccgtcgtggTTCCGCAAGTCTCTCATCGGCCGCGCCGAGCCGTCCGAGTACGCCGCCGTCCAGGTCCAGGTCAAAgagccgccggcgcagaGGCCTCCTCCCGTGcatgcgacggcggcggcggcgtcggaatTGTCGAGCGGAAAGCTACGCCCCGGCGCCGGTAAGCGCAGCACCTGGACCAACGGGCTCTCCAACGTGGCGCCGATGCCCATCCTGCCCACCATACGACCCATCTCGCCGCTCTCGGATGCCGTGACGGCGCGTGCCAACCACGGGCAGCAGCCCGACGGCCACGCGAGCGGGCGCGAGCAGGACAAGTCCAAGGTCGGCCGGCAGCTGTCGGTGACGTCGAGCatcaacaacaacaacaacaccGAGTTGCACCGTCAGCAGGCTGAGCGTGCTCTCAACGGCAACACCGGACTggtctcgccgccgagcggcCAGAAGGAGAGCTTCTTCTCGCACCTGCGAAAGCGCGCGAGGCGCTTCTCGGGCCGTCACCAgacgcccgtctcgccctcgtACGAGGACATGGAGGCGCAGGTCGGCTGCGGGCCGTGGGCGAGCAACCGGTCGTCCATGGTGGCCGACCAGCAGCACGGTcccgtcaaggccgacgtCTACGAATCCCTCGACAAGGCGCTGCGCGACGTCCAGGGCAACGCCGACGCGCgctcgcccttgccgccgacgcatcAGTACAACTCGCCCAGCAGCAAGCTGAAGCGCCACCACTCgctgccgcagcagcaggcccgCTCGGTCGACAACCTCATCGGCGCGGCCCGCGCGGGGCCCATCTCGAGCCGCACGCGCCGAGCCCAAGCCGCGCACGGCGTGCACCAGTACGacacgccggccgaggaggacgagctcctcgacgaggtcttgtcgtcgacgcggcgagCCGTCAACGGCCTGGACAAGAACGGCAAGCCGCTGAGGCAGTCGGCGAGCAACCTCGGGCTCGCGACGCCGCACCCCTACCCGagcccggcgccgtcggccaacgGCAACCAGGTGCTGTACGGGGACGGGCACGAGGCCCTcgcgccgaggccgttggACCTCCACAGGAAGCCCGAGAACCAGTACAagtggccgacgccgccctaCGAGGGCAGCGAATGGGGTgcatccgcctcggcgagcatATGGGCTGCCGGGAACCGATTCTGA